Proteins from a single region of Corynebacterium casei LMG S-19264:
- a CDS encoding helix-turn-helix domain-containing protein — MTEFKDFDESILRSKDLADLTGTTPRAIRHYLQLGLLEEPSRDLNGYRNFTAAHVVQVLRIKMFSESGASLKHISQILDSNGIPTAEDIDAIDKELARKEALLRAQRSALKSLKDTHAANPQPSRTAQFDADVGLMMANSGQVPEKTLRHIQNFLNDPGVQQHTAELMSKFEAFEDESEVSDAATEAMAQEWMEFYVLVAEELQFSEPASDGTFMDLIEDLRQEQFSPAQSAVWERFLTLIQNYENLSIS; from the coding sequence ATGACCGAGTTTAAAGATTTCGACGAAAGCATCCTGCGAAGCAAGGACCTCGCGGATCTGACCGGCACTACCCCGCGCGCAATCCGGCACTATTTACAGCTGGGGCTGTTGGAAGAGCCGTCTCGGGATTTAAACGGCTACCGCAATTTCACGGCCGCCCACGTGGTTCAGGTACTGCGCATCAAGATGTTCTCCGAGTCAGGTGCATCGCTTAAACACATCTCCCAAATCTTGGATTCCAACGGCATCCCAACCGCGGAAGACATCGATGCCATTGACAAAGAACTCGCCCGCAAAGAGGCACTCCTTCGCGCTCAGCGTTCCGCTCTAAAAAGTCTGAAGGACACTCACGCCGCAAATCCCCAACCAAGCAGGACCGCGCAGTTCGATGCCGACGTTGGCCTCATGATGGCGAATTCCGGGCAGGTGCCAGAAAAGACCCTGCGCCACATTCAGAACTTTCTCAACGACCCGGGGGTTCAACAACACACCGCTGAACTCATGTCGAAGTTCGAGGCCTTTGAGGATGAGAGCGAAGTCAGTGATGCTGCGACAGAGGCAATGGCTCAGGAATGGATGGAATTCTATGTGCTGGTTGCCGAAGAATTGCAATTTTCCGAGCCAGCTTCTGATGGCACGTTTATGGATTTGATCGAAGATCTCCGCCAGGAACAATTTAGCCCCGCCCAATCAGCGGTGTGGGAACGATTCCTCACACTCATTCAGAACTACGAGAATCTCAGTATTTCCTGA
- a CDS encoding exonuclease domain-containing protein, with protein MSSHNKYAVLDFETTGFGSIDRVVEVGVVLLDEQLQVEETWDTLIQPEREIPNSFVHKITNEDVVDAPLFSGIAARLATMLAERTMVAHNASFEQRFLRQEFARLGVVWPEYGNWVIDTKELSKKFFGKSKLPEALDTAGILNRRPHAALSDAMATASLLKWLVEQESEIVLNTGALQIFPSGLPKPQKELARSTAIKQEEQRLLMQLVKNLPRFTNPALQSYRDMLCEAIADKELDDEEIAKLHAAARAEEIEDADIHSLHREVIRQIALEAWMDGVVISDELKTLKKVAEQLDVDGSIVDELLEQGSRAGRESIQLNTGNRIALTGTMEIPREEWMHRATTAGLIVGQVTKKTKVLVSSDLNSRNAKIVTAQQLGIPIVTEPEFARILSSQTEIDTNAEFDVDFINNDADPQQLHVVFPWFKQAPHHIPTPTCVAQAWTESHPDVALKSISPFLDDSSMVDIDREGARVMREIDDHFPNVLHVSVNKLAEYPGVGKLNLNSIVISAVYAALDASEQPTAASEDVRHLEDGQPSGLSAGVYALEDDLNPDFYAVEAYAAEDSAEREQDKMEAYANQILHEKYKKISLGMGWIALQNDLVPTADTISLPPEVSKHFYEAAKLFQDYPPLRMVFAEATAELIRATEGDERKIAIINQRWVGNETLDDVGECFGITRERVRQLELDLRQNFNENRSFYDAVLAKIERFIGHATRLETLRDRFPNLTEQAVPFDTTYGKLFTAVDGAWVVRDGWVFSPSFEDDFQQLLETEKDEFGVVFKHDIIAKAGINERLLNEYLTRELGQKVITIKDHLIVDAGSHNSRAVALLSFFGDPMTMKEIQNHLGTMNMRSARNQYASDPRLIKVSGDQWALASWGIPEFRTIVDWIAEQVDEEAAISAEAGEEPQGVSLAFLISQADRLRITEGSIRAYAASDGLQLVNGYVRRSESDNATVIGGPISESNGLYFRDGQWHLLLTLSKDHIRGSGFGAPRGIANHFGLRVGNKIELTSPLGPVQVGTNRLRNLNVSSIRRFLDELGSQAGDRVWLKFGDDRTFNVTAAPPLQPHLAGLARVYNLIGLDIDTDEMQELISYAATSKEVCNLRLTAPINQALGLDPQTPRRRTVALLRHRNQEELANAIQTL; from the coding sequence ATGTCTTCTCACAACAAGTACGCAGTCCTAGATTTTGAAACCACCGGTTTTGGCTCCATAGATCGCGTCGTCGAGGTCGGAGTAGTGCTCCTAGATGAACAGCTGCAGGTGGAGGAAACCTGGGACACGCTGATCCAGCCCGAACGAGAAATTCCCAATTCCTTTGTTCACAAGATCACGAATGAAGATGTGGTTGATGCCCCATTGTTTTCGGGGATTGCAGCGCGGTTGGCAACGATGTTGGCTGAGCGCACCATGGTTGCGCACAATGCTTCTTTTGAGCAGCGTTTCCTGCGCCAGGAGTTTGCCCGTTTGGGTGTGGTCTGGCCGGAGTACGGCAATTGGGTCATTGACACGAAGGAATTGAGCAAAAAGTTCTTCGGCAAGTCCAAGCTGCCGGAGGCCCTTGATACCGCCGGGATTTTAAATAGGCGCCCGCACGCCGCGCTCTCCGATGCCATGGCGACAGCATCGTTGCTGAAGTGGCTGGTTGAGCAGGAATCTGAGATTGTTCTCAATACCGGAGCGCTGCAGATTTTTCCTTCCGGCTTGCCTAAGCCGCAGAAGGAGCTCGCACGTTCTACCGCTATTAAGCAGGAAGAGCAGCGTCTGCTCATGCAGTTGGTGAAAAATCTTCCGCGGTTTACCAACCCGGCATTGCAGAGCTACCGGGATATGTTGTGCGAAGCTATCGCAGACAAAGAGCTTGACGATGAAGAGATAGCGAAACTTCACGCTGCCGCCCGCGCGGAGGAAATTGAGGACGCAGATATTCACTCCCTGCACCGGGAAGTTATCCGTCAGATTGCGTTGGAAGCGTGGATGGACGGCGTCGTTATTTCTGATGAGCTCAAAACGCTTAAGAAGGTAGCCGAGCAACTTGATGTTGATGGCTCAATTGTGGATGAGCTGCTGGAGCAAGGATCCCGTGCCGGGCGTGAGTCCATTCAGCTCAACACGGGTAACCGCATTGCGCTGACCGGCACCATGGAAATTCCGCGGGAAGAGTGGATGCACCGCGCGACCACTGCGGGACTTATCGTTGGCCAGGTCACGAAGAAGACCAAGGTTTTGGTGTCGTCTGACTTGAATTCGCGCAATGCCAAGATTGTGACGGCGCAGCAGTTGGGGATTCCGATTGTCACCGAGCCTGAGTTTGCCAGAATTTTGAGTTCTCAAACTGAAATTGACACTAACGCTGAGTTCGATGTTGATTTCATCAACAATGACGCTGACCCGCAGCAGCTGCATGTGGTTTTCCCGTGGTTTAAACAGGCCCCTCATCATATTCCGACGCCAACGTGTGTGGCCCAGGCGTGGACTGAGTCCCACCCGGACGTTGCGTTAAAGAGCATTTCTCCGTTCTTGGACGATTCTTCCATGGTGGATATTGACCGCGAGGGCGCACGCGTCATGCGTGAGATTGATGATCACTTCCCCAATGTCCTGCATGTCTCCGTCAATAAGCTCGCGGAATACCCTGGGGTTGGCAAGCTCAATCTGAACTCCATCGTCATCTCTGCGGTGTATGCAGCGCTCGATGCCAGCGAGCAGCCCACGGCGGCTTCCGAGGACGTGCGACACCTTGAAGATGGCCAGCCAAGTGGGCTTTCTGCCGGTGTCTACGCCCTCGAAGATGATCTAAACCCTGACTTCTATGCCGTCGAAGCTTATGCCGCGGAAGATTCCGCTGAGCGTGAGCAGGATAAGATGGAGGCTTATGCCAACCAGATTCTGCATGAGAAGTACAAGAAGATCAGCTTAGGCATGGGCTGGATTGCGCTGCAGAATGACTTGGTTCCCACCGCTGATACCATTTCCTTGCCTCCTGAGGTGTCCAAGCACTTTTATGAGGCTGCCAAGCTGTTTCAGGATTATCCCCCACTGCGCATGGTCTTCGCTGAAGCCACGGCGGAGCTCATTCGTGCTACCGAAGGTGATGAGCGCAAGATTGCCATTATCAATCAGCGCTGGGTGGGCAACGAAACTCTCGATGATGTTGGGGAGTGCTTTGGAATAACGCGCGAGCGGGTCCGTCAGCTCGAACTCGATCTGCGGCAAAACTTTAATGAGAACCGTTCTTTCTATGACGCCGTGCTTGCCAAGATTGAGCGCTTCATTGGCCACGCCACCCGCCTGGAGACCCTCCGGGATCGCTTCCCCAATCTGACCGAGCAGGCCGTGCCCTTTGACACCACCTACGGCAAACTATTTACTGCTGTCGACGGCGCCTGGGTAGTCCGCGATGGGTGGGTATTTTCTCCTTCCTTCGAGGATGACTTCCAGCAGCTGTTGGAGACGGAAAAAGATGAGTTCGGCGTTGTGTTCAAGCACGACATCATCGCTAAGGCTGGAATCAACGAGCGACTGCTGAACGAGTACCTCACTCGTGAGCTGGGTCAGAAGGTCATTACGATTAAGGACCATTTGATTGTGGATGCTGGCTCGCACAACTCACGCGCTGTGGCTCTGCTGTCGTTTTTTGGCGACCCAATGACCATGAAAGAAATCCAGAACCACCTGGGCACCATGAATATGCGCAGTGCCCGCAACCAGTACGCCTCCGATCCGCGCCTGATTAAAGTCTCCGGCGACCAATGGGCACTGGCTAGCTGGGGCATTCCAGAGTTTCGCACCATTGTTGACTGGATCGCTGAGCAAGTCGATGAAGAAGCCGCTATCTCCGCTGAAGCCGGCGAGGAGCCCCAAGGTGTGAGTCTGGCTTTCCTCATCTCCCAAGCTGACCGCTTGCGGATTACGGAAGGCTCTATCCGCGCTTATGCCGCCTCTGATGGTCTACAGCTTGTCAACGGGTATGTGCGTCGCTCTGAGTCTGACAATGCCACCGTCATCGGCGGCCCCATTTCGGAATCGAATGGTTTGTACTTCCGCGATGGCCAATGGCATCTGCTCTTGACGTTGAGCAAGGACCACATCCGCGGCAGCGGCTTCGGTGCTCCCCGCGGCATCGCCAATCATTTTGGCCTGCGCGTCGGCAACAAGATTGAACTAACTAGCCCGCTTGGACCAGTTCAAGTTGGCACCAACCGTCTGCGCAACCTCAACGTGTCTTCCATCCGCAGGTTCCTCGACGAACTCGGCTCCCAGGCCGGTGACCGCGTCTGGTTGAAGTTTGGTGACGACCGCACCTTCAACGTCACCGCTGCGCCCCCGCTGCAGCCGCACCTGGCTGGCCTCGCTCGCGTCTATAATCTCATCGGACTCGATATTGATACTGATGAAATGCAGGAGCTTATTAGTTATGCCGCCACCAGTAAAGAGGTCTGCAACCTCCGTCTTACTGCCCCTATCAACCAAGCCTTGGGCCTCGATCCTCAAACCCCGCGCCGGCGCACTGTTGCTCTGCTGCGCCACCGTAATCAGGAGGAGCTAGCAAACGCCATCCAGACCCTCTAG
- a CDS encoding PTS sugar transporter subunit IIA, translating to MSQLNTLLASEAVDLNARATDWRDAISRAGKLLETSGAITADYTAAMISSVEENGPYIVVAPGFAFAHARPSAAVKRTAISWVRLQEPIEFGHDSNDPVNLVVALAAKDDRAHTQSMKDLAKLLGNKDARARLDSVSSVEELREVLETTVKKKASASSAGTDGAQPAGTSAAKTVESKGKVLTVCGNGLGTSLFLKNSLDEVLSDWGWAKLVNVEATDTISAKGRAKEADFILTSGEIAATLGDVGVPVWVIKDFTSLSEIDAALRELYAL from the coding sequence ATGTCACAATTGAACACTCTGCTCGCCTCTGAGGCAGTGGACCTTAACGCCCGCGCGACTGACTGGCGCGATGCGATTAGCCGAGCGGGCAAGCTACTAGAAACTAGCGGTGCGATTACTGCCGATTACACCGCGGCCATGATCTCGTCGGTGGAGGAAAACGGTCCCTATATTGTTGTCGCGCCGGGCTTTGCCTTTGCGCACGCGCGCCCATCGGCGGCGGTTAAGCGGACAGCAATTTCCTGGGTGCGCCTGCAAGAACCCATTGAGTTCGGGCATGATTCCAACGACCCGGTCAACCTCGTTGTCGCCCTTGCTGCCAAAGACGATAGGGCCCACACCCAGTCTATGAAGGATTTGGCCAAGCTCTTGGGCAATAAAGATGCCCGTGCCAGGTTGGATTCTGTGTCCAGCGTCGAGGAGCTGCGTGAGGTGCTTGAGACGACGGTAAAGAAGAAAGCATCGGCAAGTAGTGCGGGAACAGACGGTGCACAACCTGCAGGTACCTCCGCGGCGAAGACTGTGGAATCCAAGGGCAAGGTGCTCACCGTGTGCGGCAACGGACTGGGAACCTCACTGTTTCTCAAGAATTCGCTTGATGAAGTCTTAAGCGATTGGGGCTGGGCGAAACTGGTCAACGTTGAGGCGACCGACACCATCTCGGCTAAGGGCCGCGCGAAGGAAGCCGACTTCATCCTCACGTCCGGTGAGATTGCCGCAACGCTTGGCGATGTCGGCGTGCCCGTCTGGGTCATTAAAGACTTCACGTCATTGAGTGAAATCGATGCTGCGCTGCGCGAACTCTATGCGCTCTAA
- a CDS encoding PTS ascorbate transporter subunit IIC, whose amino-acid sequence MDVVLSIAQFLVNEILAVPAFLIGIITAIGMAAMGKGVGQVLGSAIKATLGFLLIGAGAGLVTASLEPLGVMIEGATGMRGVVPTNEAIAGIAQAEYGSQVAWLMILGFAVSLLLARFTPLSYVFLTGHHVLFMATMLTIILATTGYSTWVVVILGAILLGILMVSLPAIAHPWTRRITGNDSIAIGHFGTLGYVAAAATGKVVGGKDKAKQSPSTEDLKLPEGLRFLRDSMVSTALSMAIMYIILALLFLARAGKEEAFTAFEGGATDVGNFIMQSVTQGLQFGVAVAVILFGVRTILGELVPAFQGIAAKVVPGAIPALDAPIVFPYAQNAVLIGFISSFIGGLTGLALLAVWLNPMFGVALILPGLVPHFFTGGAAGVYGNATGGRRGAMLGAFVNGLIITILPAFLLGVLGTFGDANTTFGDADFGWFGILIGWSAQLGGALGIILCAIIGIAVFALGWWSQRKLVDANWDPTPWRDAPEGAAEAAGDPTAAGENNKSVSAGLTAASAKYPKVTPPQGAPVPPAPQY is encoded by the coding sequence ATGGATGTAGTACTTTCCATCGCGCAATTTTTGGTCAATGAAATCTTGGCCGTGCCGGCGTTCCTCATCGGTATCATCACCGCAATCGGTATGGCAGCCATGGGCAAAGGCGTGGGCCAGGTCCTTGGTAGCGCTATCAAAGCGACCCTGGGTTTCTTGCTCATCGGTGCCGGCGCAGGTCTTGTCACCGCGTCATTGGAACCGCTGGGTGTGATGATTGAAGGTGCCACCGGCATGCGCGGCGTGGTGCCAACCAACGAGGCCATCGCCGGTATCGCGCAGGCCGAATACGGCAGCCAAGTGGCCTGGCTGATGATTTTGGGCTTCGCGGTATCCCTGCTGCTGGCACGGTTTACCCCGCTGAGCTACGTGTTCCTGACCGGTCACCACGTGCTGTTTATGGCAACCATGCTGACCATTATTTTGGCGACCACCGGCTACAGCACCTGGGTCGTGGTCATCCTCGGTGCAATCCTGCTGGGCATTTTGATGGTGTCCCTGCCCGCCATCGCCCACCCATGGACCCGCCGCATCACCGGCAATGACTCTATCGCTATCGGACACTTCGGCACCCTGGGCTACGTTGCCGCCGCGGCGACCGGCAAGGTCGTGGGCGGTAAAGACAAGGCGAAGCAAAGTCCATCCACTGAGGATTTGAAGCTTCCGGAAGGCCTGCGCTTCCTGCGTGATTCCATGGTCTCCACGGCGCTGTCCATGGCTATCATGTACATCATTTTGGCGCTGCTGTTTCTGGCTCGCGCTGGCAAAGAAGAAGCGTTTACCGCATTTGAAGGCGGCGCCACCGACGTGGGTAACTTCATCATGCAGTCCGTAACCCAGGGCCTGCAGTTCGGCGTCGCCGTGGCCGTCATCCTCTTCGGTGTGCGCACCATCCTGGGTGAGCTGGTTCCCGCATTCCAGGGCATTGCCGCAAAGGTCGTACCTGGTGCCATCCCGGCTCTTGATGCCCCAATTGTGTTCCCATATGCACAAAACGCTGTGCTGATTGGTTTCATCTCTTCCTTCATCGGTGGACTCACCGGCCTGGCGCTGCTGGCAGTATGGCTCAACCCCATGTTTGGCGTGGCGCTGATTCTGCCAGGTCTGGTTCCGCACTTCTTCACCGGTGGTGCCGCGGGTGTCTACGGCAACGCCACCGGCGGTCGCCGCGGCGCGATGCTCGGCGCGTTCGTCAACGGCCTCATCATCACCATCTTGCCGGCCTTCCTGCTCGGCGTGCTGGGCACCTTCGGTGATGCGAACACCACCTTCGGCGACGCCGACTTCGGCTGGTTCGGCATCCTCATCGGCTGGTCCGCTCAGCTTGGTGGCGCACTGGGCATCATCTTGTGCGCCATCATCGGTATCGCAGTCTTCGCCCTCGGCTGGTGGTCGCAGCGCAAGCTTGTCGATGCTAACTGGGACCCCACCCCTTGGCGCGACGCGCCAGAAGGCGCCGCCGAAGCCGCCGGCGACCCAACCGCAGCGGGCGAGAACAACAAGTCCGTCTCTGCTGGTTTAACCGCCGCCTCTGCGAAGTACCCAAAGGTCACCCCACCACAGGGCGCGCCGGTTCCTCCGGCACCGCAGTACTAG
- a CDS encoding SURF1 family cytochrome oxidase biogenesis protein, whose protein sequence is MRGQVEKKKSRWPKILRPGWILFILFVIAFTYLSFTVLAPWQLNKDDDIVERNHQLEAAFEADPVPYQDVFNEDGSIDADKEWTRVNLTGQYLNEYETLLRMRPVASGPSYQSLVPFETTSGDVILINRGWIEAGDGNVVPDDLEPAPTGEVQLSGMVRTEEAVHPNPPIERDGYEQVYSINSETVTEVTGVEGLGTAFVQLSDDQPGGLNSIPIPSMDRGNHLSYGYQWIAFGILAPIGLAWFIFSEIRERRRSEEEQAELESLGSDSTAGKTPDSKNGLEPETPDASDDTTDNTQVGDTTANNGDASKDASEAAPDAPAQAASRRRRARYGDAHPDHYAKFNERSQDRA, encoded by the coding sequence ATGCGCGGACAGGTTGAAAAGAAAAAATCTCGGTGGCCTAAGATTCTTCGGCCCGGCTGGATCCTCTTCATTCTTTTTGTCATCGCGTTTACCTACCTGTCCTTTACGGTGTTAGCACCGTGGCAGCTCAACAAGGATGATGACATTGTTGAGCGCAACCACCAGCTCGAAGCCGCGTTTGAAGCGGACCCCGTGCCTTATCAAGACGTGTTCAATGAAGACGGCTCTATTGACGCGGATAAAGAATGGACCCGCGTCAACCTCACCGGGCAATATCTCAATGAGTATGAGACGCTGCTGCGCATGCGCCCGGTGGCATCCGGTCCGTCCTATCAATCCCTGGTTCCGTTTGAAACCACCTCCGGTGATGTCATTTTGATCAATCGCGGCTGGATTGAAGCCGGTGACGGCAACGTGGTCCCTGATGACTTGGAACCCGCCCCCACCGGTGAGGTGCAGCTTTCCGGCATGGTCCGCACGGAAGAAGCCGTGCACCCTAATCCCCCGATTGAGCGCGACGGCTATGAGCAGGTCTACTCCATCAACTCCGAGACCGTCACTGAGGTCACCGGCGTGGAAGGCCTCGGCACCGCATTCGTGCAGCTTTCCGATGACCAACCAGGCGGCCTCAACTCCATCCCCATTCCTTCCATGGACCGCGGCAACCACCTGTCCTATGGCTACCAGTGGATTGCCTTCGGCATCCTCGCGCCCATCGGACTGGCCTGGTTTATCTTCTCCGAAATCCGCGAGCGTCGCCGCTCCGAAGAAGAGCAAGCGGAGCTCGAGTCCCTCGGCTCCGACTCCACTGCCGGCAAGACCCCCGACAGCAAGAACGGGCTCGAACCAGAAACCCCTGACGCCTCCGACGACACCACGGACAACACCCAGGTCGGCGACACCACCGCAAACAACGGCGATGCTTCAAAGGACGCCTCCGAAGCTGCTCCCGACGCTCCCGCTCAAGCTGCCTCGCGCCGCCGCCGTGCCCGCTACGGCGACGCGCACCCAGACCACTACGCCAAGTTCAACGAGCGCTCCCAGGACCGCGCGTAA
- a CDS encoding low molecular weight protein-tyrosine-phosphatase, which translates to MSDTFVSSSSRVPHTPTDAAPKLHLCFVCTGNICRSPMAEVIIHDALEAAGLDDLTMTSSCGLGGWHVGQKADKRTIAVLRRAGHDGDCHRAAKLGAEHKDADLFIVMDDGHVEGLIDAGIAPDSIRLMRSFDPHSDSGAIVEDPYYGSQSDFERTRQEIDACVSGIVEWVKAAVER; encoded by the coding sequence ATGTCCGATACTTTCGTGTCCTCATCATCTCGAGTCCCTCACACCCCTACTGATGCTGCACCCAAACTCCACCTCTGCTTTGTGTGCACCGGCAACATTTGCCGCTCCCCGATGGCTGAAGTCATTATCCATGACGCCCTGGAAGCCGCCGGCTTGGATGATCTGACCATGACTTCTTCTTGCGGTCTGGGCGGCTGGCACGTCGGCCAAAAAGCCGATAAGCGCACCATTGCTGTGCTGCGCCGCGCGGGGCACGACGGTGATTGCCACCGTGCCGCGAAGCTTGGCGCGGAACACAAGGATGCGGACTTGTTCATCGTCATGGATGACGGCCACGTGGAAGGGCTCATCGATGCCGGCATTGCCCCGGACAGCATCCGCCTGATGCGCTCTTTCGACCCACACTCTGACTCTGGCGCGATTGTGGAAGATCCGTACTACGGATCACAGTCCGATTTTGAACGCACACGTCAAGAAATTGATGCCTGCGTTTCGGGCATCGTGGAATGGGTTAAAGCCGCCGTCGAGCGCTAG
- a CDS encoding Nif3-like dinuclear metal center hexameric protein — protein sequence MNSSQTTVADIRQILEAAYPPYLAEKWDAVGLICGDPQAEVRKVAFALDCTQGVAERAVEMGADMLVIHHPLLMRGVNTVAADTPKGKVIHTLIRGGVALFAAHTNADSARPGVNDKLAELVGIKPGRPIVPKDPKVMDKWGVHVPADALPQVKQALFTAGAGAIGDYTECAFQWEGEGQFTPREGADPHTGVVGQPYSSAEMRVEFVAPSSRRAEIIDKLRSAHPYEEPAFDVVEMAPTADLDTAFGLGRIGELDEPMNLKEFTQQVANALPETAWGVRAAGDPERMIKRVAVSSGSGDSFLDNARALGADVYVTSDLRHHPVDEHLRAGGPAVIDTAHWASEFPWTQQASEVVAAGANVECEIISIRTDPWTISAHPDNGRG from the coding sequence ATGAATTCCTCCCAGACAACCGTTGCAGATATTCGGCAGATTCTAGAAGCCGCCTACCCGCCTTATCTGGCAGAGAAGTGGGATGCCGTGGGGCTAATCTGCGGGGACCCGCAAGCAGAGGTGCGCAAGGTCGCCTTCGCGTTGGATTGCACTCAGGGTGTGGCTGAGCGCGCCGTGGAGATGGGTGCTGACATGCTGGTTATCCACCACCCGCTGTTGATGCGCGGCGTGAATACCGTTGCGGCGGATACACCGAAGGGCAAGGTTATTCACACGCTTATTCGCGGCGGCGTAGCGCTTTTCGCCGCGCACACCAACGCGGATTCCGCACGGCCAGGGGTTAATGACAAGCTCGCGGAGCTAGTTGGCATTAAGCCAGGTCGCCCCATCGTGCCCAAAGACCCCAAGGTCATGGACAAATGGGGTGTGCATGTGCCTGCCGATGCCCTCCCGCAGGTCAAACAAGCCCTCTTTACCGCAGGGGCCGGCGCCATTGGGGATTACACCGAGTGCGCCTTCCAATGGGAAGGCGAGGGCCAGTTCACCCCACGCGAGGGCGCGGACCCGCATACCGGAGTGGTCGGTCAGCCTTATTCCAGCGCGGAGATGCGCGTGGAATTTGTGGCGCCGTCATCAAGGCGCGCGGAGATCATCGACAAGCTGCGAAGTGCCCACCCTTATGAAGAACCTGCCTTTGATGTTGTGGAAATGGCCCCGACTGCAGACCTAGACACTGCGTTCGGCCTGGGCCGGATTGGCGAACTTGATGAGCCGATGAACCTGAAGGAATTTACTCAACAAGTTGCCAACGCGCTGCCGGAAACCGCGTGGGGCGTGCGCGCGGCCGGTGACCCGGAGCGCATGATCAAGCGCGTCGCGGTGTCATCTGGCTCTGGTGATAGCTTTTTGGATAATGCCCGCGCACTCGGCGCCGACGTTTACGTCACATCCGATCTACGCCACCATCCGGTGGATGAACACCTGCGTGCCGGCGGACCAGCCGTGATTGACACCGCGCACTGGGCCAGCGAATTTCCGTGGACGCAGCAGGCTTCAGAAGTAGTTGCCGCGGGGGCTAATGTGGAGTGTGAGATTATTTCCATAAGAACTGACCCCTGGACTATCTCCGCGCATCCTGATAATGGCCGCGGATAG
- a CDS encoding zinc ribbon domain-containing protein, with amino-acid sequence MKLEAQKQRTLLELSRTLRLSAVGAQAPELEEKLELEKAEKEHKRALDAAAASQMAVDDVENDILRIQADERKLRKRERDDKAQLSAATDPDVRRELEHDRYAAKSRIGDLMSELQEAHNEIHALRNNRDVHGARVDEAARKLETARRAFETAQQATPVAPERDIDAEIAELRGQLDEQTLAEFERQRTENGIGVEEFKAGKTCGSCSMVLPPAERAAIANAPKNEMPQCSDCGSYLVRPA; translated from the coding sequence ATGAAGCTTGAGGCACAGAAACAACGAACCCTCTTAGAGCTTTCTCGCACCCTGCGCCTAAGTGCGGTGGGCGCGCAGGCACCGGAGCTGGAAGAAAAGCTGGAGCTAGAAAAAGCTGAGAAGGAGCACAAGCGTGCGCTCGATGCTGCTGCGGCGTCGCAGATGGCTGTCGATGATGTGGAAAATGACATCCTGCGCATCCAAGCCGATGAGCGCAAGCTGCGCAAGCGCGAACGTGATGATAAGGCACAGCTGTCAGCTGCCACTGACCCGGATGTGCGCCGCGAGCTCGAGCATGACCGCTACGCCGCGAAGTCCCGCATTGGGGATCTCATGAGTGAGCTGCAGGAAGCTCACAATGAGATTCACGCGCTGCGCAACAACCGCGACGTACACGGTGCCCGCGTGGATGAAGCAGCACGCAAGCTAGAAACCGCGCGCCGGGCATTTGAGACTGCGCAGCAGGCCACGCCGGTCGCGCCAGAGCGCGATATTGATGCTGAAATCGCCGAGTTGCGCGGCCAGCTCGATGAGCAGACCTTGGCAGAGTTTGAACGCCAGCGCACCGAAAACGGCATTGGCGTAGAAGAGTTCAAAGCCGGCAAGACCTGCGGAAGCTGCTCCATGGTGCTTCCACCAGCTGAGCGCGCCGCCATTGCAAACGCGCCGAAAAATGAGATGCCACAGTGCTCTGACTGTGGCTCTTACCTGGTTCGTCCTGCCTAA